In Arthrobacter citreus, a single genomic region encodes these proteins:
- the accB gene encoding acetyl-CoA carboxylase biotin carboxyl carrier protein: MKIHEIRELIKLIDQSTINEFEFEDNGAIVKIKKGGQTTVVSQTTPVVLQEVAPIVTAAPVATLERPAAEVAAPVVEKEDTSNLHKITSPMVGTFYASPSPDAKEYVSIGDRIKNDSIVCIVEAMKLFNEIEAEIEGEIVEVLAKNGQLVEYGQPLFVVKA, from the coding sequence ATGAAAATTCATGAAATTAGAGAATTAATTAAGTTAATCGATCAATCAACAATTAATGAATTCGAATTCGAAGATAATGGTGCTATCGTTAAAATTAAAAAAGGTGGACAAACAACTGTTGTTTCACAAACAACTCCAGTTGTACTCCAAGAGGTAGCTCCAATTGTTACAGCTGCTCCAGTTGCAACATTAGAAAGACCAGCTGCAGAAGTTGCTGCTCCTGTAGTAGAAAAAGAAGATACTAGTAACTTACATAAGATTACATCACCAATGGTAGGTACATTCTATGCATCGCCATCTCCTGATGCAAAAGAGTACGTATCAATAGGCGATCGTATTAAAAATGATTCAATCGTATGTATCGTAGAAGCAATGAAGCTATTCAATGAAATTGAAGCTGAAATTGAAGGCGAAATCGTTGAAGTACTTGCTAAAAATGGTCAATTAGTAGAATACGGTCAACCATTATTCGTGGTAAAGGCTTAA
- the accC gene encoding acetyl-CoA carboxylase biotin carboxylase subunit — MKKVLIANRGEIAIRIIRACKELNIETVAIYSEGDKEALHVQMADEAYCVGPKLSKDSYLNMTNIISIAKLTGCDGIHPGYGFLSENASFAELCTECNVKFIGPTADSISKMGTKDVARETMKEAGVPVVPGSQGIIESIEDGKRIAAEIGYPVIIKATAGGGGKGIRVAKDEAELEKGIQITQQEAQTAFGNPGVYLERYITDFRHVEIQVLADEHGNTIHLGERDCTIQRRLQKLVEEAPSPVLDEETRAKMGQAAVRAAEAVNYWGAGTVEFIYEPHTKNFFFMEMNTRIQVEHPVTEYISGIDLIKQQLLIAKGHPLKMTQADVSLKGWSIECRINAENPAKNFMPSPGKIVAYLPPGGPNVRVDSAVYSGYTIPPYYDSMIAKVIVHGKTREEAIAIMIRALEEFVVEGIHTTIPFHLNLLQNEIFVKGKYNTKFLEEHALVKG, encoded by the coding sequence ATGAAAAAGGTTTTAATCGCTAATCGTGGAGAAATCGCCATTCGTATTATTCGAGCATGTAAAGAATTAAATATTGAAACAGTTGCTATTTACTCTGAAGGAGATAAAGAAGCATTACATGTTCAAATGGCTGATGAAGCTTATTGTGTAGGTCCAAAATTATCAAAAGATAGTTATTTAAATATGACGAACATCATTAGTATTGCAAAATTAACTGGTTGTGATGGAATCCATCCAGGTTATGGTTTCTTATCTGAAAATGCTAGTTTTGCAGAATTATGTACTGAATGTAATGTGAAATTCATCGGACCGACAGCTGACTCCATTTCAAAAATGGGTACTAAAGACGTTGCTCGTGAAACAATGAAAGAAGCAGGAGTTCCTGTTGTACCTGGTTCACAAGGTATTATTGAAAGTATTGAAGATGGTAAAAGAATTGCTGCAGAAATTGGTTATCCAGTTATTATCAAAGCTACAGCTGGTGGCGGCGGTAAAGGTATTCGTGTAGCAAAAGATGAAGCTGAATTAGAAAAAGGTATTCAAATTACCCAACAAGAAGCTCAAACTGCATTCGGAAATCCAGGCGTATATCTTGAAAGATATATTACAGATTTTAGACATGTTGAAATTCAAGTTTTAGCAGATGAACACGGTAATACGATTCACCTTGGAGAGCGTGACTGTACTATTCAAAGACGCCTTCAAAAATTAGTAGAAGAAGCACCATCACCAGTATTAGACGAAGAGACTCGTGCTAAAATGGGTCAAGCAGCCGTTCGTGCAGCTGAAGCAGTTAATTATTGGGGTGCAGGTACTGTTGAGTTCATTTATGAGCCACATACTAAAAACTTCTTCTTTATGGAGATGAACACTCGTATTCAAGTTGAACATCCCGTAACAGAATATATTTCTGGTATCGATCTTATTAAGCAACAATTATTGATTGCTAAAGGTCATCCTTTAAAAATGACACAAGCAGACGTATCTCTAAAAGGATGGTCTATTGAATGTCGTATAAATGCTGAAAATCCAGCTAAGAATTTTATGCCGTCTCCTGGTAAAATCGTTGCGTATTTACCACCAGGTGGCCCGAATGTTCGTGTCGATTCTGCTGTATATAGCGGGTACACAATTCCGCCATATTATGATTCAATGATTGCGAAAGTTATCGTACATGGCAAGACAAGAGAAGAAGCAATTGCTATAATGATAAGAGCACTTGAAGAATTTGTGGTAGAAGGAATTCACACAACAATTCCATTCCATTTAAATTTATTGCAAAATGAAATCTTCGTAAAAGGGAAG